In Archocentrus centrarchus isolate MPI-CPG fArcCen1 chromosome 22, fArcCen1, whole genome shotgun sequence, one DNA window encodes the following:
- the cdkl1 gene encoding cyclin-dependent kinase-like 1 has translation MEKYEKIGKIGEGSYGVVFKCRNKDTGQIVAIKKFVESEDNPIIKKIALREIRMLKQLKHSNLVNLIEVFRRKRKLHLVFEYCDHTVLNELDRHPRGVPEHLVKSITWQTLQAVNFCHKQNCIHRDVKPENILITKHQVIKLCDFGFARILTGPCDYYTDYVATRWYRSPELLVGDTQYGPPVDVWAIGCVFAELLSGTPLWPGKSDMDQLYLIIKTLGDLIPRHQQVFSNNQFFCGVSIPEPQQMEPLEQKYPNLSHQALSLMKGCLRMDPSERLTCEQLLQHPYFDSLRERNESTSREQDRSGNKRTRLPRRHVPPGYLPQLTGSSFFPALDNKRYYNNLRKFNYHLPNI, from the exons ATGGAGAAGTACGAGAAGATTGGAAAGATCGGAGAGGGTTCCTACGGCGTCGTGTTCAAGtgcagaaacaaagacacaggGCAGATTGTCGCCATCAAGAAGTTTGTGGAGTCAGAGGATAAtcccatcattaaaaaaattgcacTGAGGGAGATCAGGATGCTCAAG CAACTGAAACACTCCAACCTGGTGAACCTGATCGAAGTGTTTCGACGCAAACGAAAGCTTCACCTGGTGTTCGAGTACTGCGATCACACCGTCCTCAACGAGCTGGACCGCCATCCCAGAGG CGTTCCAGAGCATCTCGTAAAAAGTATAACCTGGCAGACGCTTCAAGCAGTCAACTTCTGCCACAAACAGAAC TGTATTCACAGAGACGTCAAACCGGAGAATATTCTCATCACCAAGCATCAAGTCATCAAACTCTGCGACTTTGGGTTCGCCAGGATTCTCA CTGGACCGTGTGACTACTACACAGACTATGTTGCAACCCGCTGGTATCGCTCCCCCGAACTGCTGGTGGGAGACACTCAGTATGGCCCCCCAGTGGACGTGTGGGCAATCGGTTGCGTGTTTGCCGAGCTCCTGTCGGGGACGCCTCTGTGGCCGGGGAAGTCAGACATGGATCAGCTGTATCTGATCATAAAGACTCTCG GAGATCTGATTCCTCGACACCAGCAGGTCTTCAGCAACAACCAGTTCTTCTGTGGTGTTTCCATTCCAGAGCCACAGCAGATG GAACCTTTGGAGCAAAAATATCCAAACCTCTCGCATCAAGCCCTGAGCCTGATGAAG GGCTGTCTGAGGATGGACCCGTCTGAGCGGCTGACCTGTGAGCAGCTCCTCCAGCATCCGTACTTCGACAGCCTGAGAGAACGAAACGAGAGCACGTCTCGAGAGCAGGACCGCTCCGGCAACAAAAGGACACGTTTACCTCGCAGACACGTTCCCCCCGGG TATTTGCCACAGCTGACTGGCAGCAGCTTCTTTCCAGCTCTGGACAATAAGAGGTACTACAACAACCTGCGCAAGTTCAACTATCACCTACCGAACATCTAA